The sequence AAGCTTGGGGTTGGGGTGGAAACGTTCATGGAATAAACGATCCAGCACCATACTTCGACATCACAGGGGCAGAAATCATAAAGGGCCTGGCTGAGGTCAACGAGAAGCTGGGACTTCCACATGCAATACACCTCCACTGTAACGATCTTGGACACCCAGGAAACTATGAAACAACCATAAAATCCTTTGATTTACCAAAAGGAATAAAAGCAAACCCAAAACATGGAAAGAGGGATGCAGTGCTTTATGCAACCCACGTTCAGTTCCACAGTTACGGAGGTACTAACTGGAGGGACTTCGTATCAGAAGCGCCAAGAATAGCTGATTATGTTAACAAGAACGATCATATAGTAATAGACGTTGGACAGGTTACACTGGATGAAACAACAACCATGACAGCTGACGGTCCTGCAGAATATGATATGCACCTTCTAAATGGACTTAAATGGGCTAACTGTGACGTGGAACTTGAAACAGGATCTGGTATTATTCCGTTCCTTTACTCACCAAGGGCACCAGTTCCAGCATCACAGTGGGCAATAGGCCTTGAACTCTTCCTGCTTGTGAATAACCCTGAAAAAATATGTCTAACAACAGACAGTCCAAACGGTGGACCATTCACAAGGTACCCACGGGTCATGGCATGGTTAATGAGCAACCAGTACAGAGAAGACATGATAGAGAACCATGTTCACAAATGGGCTCAGAAGAAAACCAGTATAGCCACAATCGACAGGGAGTACAGCTTCTATGAAATAGCACAGGTAACAAGAAGCACACCTGCCACAGTTCTCGGTTTAAGCGACACCAAGGGACACCTTGGAGTGGGTGCAGATGCAGATATAGCAATATACGACTTCAACCCAGAAACCCAGGACCAGTCTGCAGATTACGTGGCACTTGAAGACGCACTTCAGAACGCTGCATACGTCCTTAAAGATGGTAACGTTATAGTTAAAGACGGTGTTGTTGTCAGTGAAGGTACACACGGAAGAACCTACTGGATCAACTCCCTTTACGATGGTGAGTTAGAGAAAGAGGTAGAATCCGAAGTTGAGAAGATGTTCAAAAAATACTACTCAGTCAACTTTGCAAACTACCCTGTCCAGGAAGAGTATCTTCCTAAATCATGTCCAATAAACGGGGTGATCCAATGAGTGAAATAATTCTAACACCTAAGGAACAGCCACAGGTACCTCTTGAAATAAACAACATAATCCCCGATGTTCTAGCGGGTAAAACTATAGATGAAATCAAAAACATGGGAATATGGAATGGTAACAGTCAGGTAAGACTCCAGGAGTTCTTCGATGTTGAAGGAGAATCCGCAGAAAATCCCTCAGAGATCAAGATCATAATCGATGGTGATGTTTACAACACCAAGAGGATAGGTCAGGGAATGAGTGCCGGTGAAATACTCGTCAAAGGAAACGCCAACATGTACGTTGGTGTGGAAATGAAAGGTGGAAAAATCACTGTGGAAGGAAACGTTGGTTCATGGGCGGGACAGAACATGTCTGGCGGTGAGTTAACCATAATGGGTGATGCAAACGACTACGTTGGCTCAGCATACCGTGGTGACTGGAGAGGTATGACCGGTGGTATCCTAACTGTCTATGGAAATGTGGGCAGCGAAATCGCAGAGTACATGCTAGGCGGTAAGATCGTAATCAAAGGAAACACTTCAATAGAGCCAGGAGTCCACATGAACGGCGGAGTTCTCATAATTGAGGGTAACGTTGTTGCAAGAGCTGGTGGAGAAATGAAAGGCGGTACAATAATTATTAAAGGAATCGTCGATGAATTCTTACCAGGATTCCAGTACCTTGGAGTTGAAAAAGATATAGAAGTAAATGGAGAAGTTATTGAAGGTGCTTTCTACAAATTTAAGGGCGATCTTGCAACCAAAGGAGCAAGCGGAATTGTATACGTTGCAGTTGCAGGAAACAGCCACATAGCACCTTACTAAATTAGGAGTTATTGGAGGGATAACTTTGGAACTTGTAAAAAATGTTGTTTGCCCATTTTGCGGAACTCTATGTGACGATATAATCTGTAAAGTTGAGAACAACGAGATTGTGGGCACAATGAACGCCTGTATAATAGGGCACAGTAAATTCGTTCACACTGAAGGTGCTGAAAGATTCACCAAACCACTCGTGAGAAAGAACGGAGAATTCGTGGAAGTCACCATGGATGAAGCCATAGACAAAGCTGCACATATACTCGCAGACTCAAAAAGGCCGTTGATGTACGGATGGAGCTGTACTGACTGTGACGCACAGGCAGTTGGAGTGAAACTCGCTGAAGAAGCTAAAGCATGTATAGATAACACAGCTTCTGTATGCCACGGACCATCTGTTCTGGGACTTCAGGACGTTGGATACCCAATATGTACCTTTGGTGAGGTTAAAAACCGTGCAGACGTAGTTGTCTACTGGGGATGCAACCCAATGCACGCACACCCAAGACACCTTTCAAGAAACGTCTTTGCAAGGGGTTTCTTCAGGGAGAGAGGAAGACCAGACAGGACACTCATAGTTGTGGACCCAAGGAAAACAGATTCATCAAAACTCGCAGACATTCACCTGCAGCTTGACTTTGACCACGACTACGAACTCCTGGACGCAATAAGAACAGTGCTCCTTGGTAACGACATCCTATACGATGAAGTTGCAGGGGTACCAAAGGAACTCATATACGAAACAGTGGAAGTACTCAAAAATGCACAGTTCGGTATACTCTTCTTTGGAATGGGTATCACCCACAGCCGTGGAAAACACAGAAACATAGACACAGCCATATGTCTTACAACCGACCTCAACAGAAACGCCAAGTTCAACCTTATACCAATGAGGGGCCACTACAACGTTACAGGATTCAACCAGGTATGTACTTGGGAGGTTGGATATCCATACTGTGTTGACTTTGCAACAGGAACTCCAAGGTACAACCCTGGTGAATCAGGTTCAAACGACCTTCTTCAGAGCAAGGAAACAGATGGAATGCTTGTAATAGCATCAGACCCTGGTGGAAACTTCCCACAGAAGGCACTTGAGAGAATGGCTGAGATTCCTATCGTGGCAATCGAACCACACAGAACACCAACCACCGAGATGTCAGATGTCATCATCCCACCTGCAATCGTGGGTATGCAGGCAGAGGGTACTGCATATAGGATGGAAGGAGTTCCAATCAGGATGAGAAAAGTCGTGGACACTGACCTGCTCACCGACAGAGAGATCCTTGAGAGGATCCTTGAGAAGGTCAAAGAGATCAACGCATCCAAATAAGCATAGATAAAATGGGATTGAAGCAAGCGCGCGGCTTCAAATCTCTACTTTTTTTTATTTTTAAAAACTCGTTTTAAATTAATTCTAAAAATTAACTCAATGTTGACATTTTAACATAAAAAAAACTTTAAAATCATTTTTAAATAATTTTAAACATTTTTAAATAATTATTTTTAAAAAAATAGAAGAAGATAGATATTATCTATTTTTCAATCGATCAAGTAATAAACTAAATTTTACTGATTTTTTGATTCTAGTTATGAATCAGTCCCTTTTAACTGCCTGAAGCATCCCATCGCTTGTATCAACGAAGAGAATGCATTTACCGTTGACTGGACATGGTTTCACAGACTTGCCCTCGGGGTTCATCACAATACCCTCTGTCACCAGCCTACCGTCAACGGTGTAAACAGCATCAATACCTGCATTGAGAAGGGTTTCTACTGATTGAGGACCTAGGTAATCTCTTATATTTCCTTTCATCAGGAATCTGCCATCGTTACCTGCAAAGGCCAGTCCAAGTCCTGCCATAGATCCTATGACTCCATCCTCTGTTCCACCAAGACCTTCAAGGCGAATGTTAAGGTTTTTTGCAAGGGTTCTTGCCTTTTCCTGGTTTAGAACGGTGTTTTTAGCGTCCTTACTATAGGCAACAAGTGACGGCAGGATCTGGCTATCATGGGCCACTGAAATACCTGGATCACTGCCCTCGATGAAGTCATCGTAGATCTCCTTCTTACCTATCTCGAAGAGCTCATCCATGATCTCCATATCATCACTGTCCACATGGATAACTCCACAGCTGTTGTGGGATGTGAAGGGTATGTCAGGATGCACGTAGAGCTGGTGCCTTGTAACCCCAATCACAGGATACTTCTTTGAGATGGTTCCTGCAATTGCCCTTGCAAGTCTTCCTGTACCCCTTGAATTCAGGTTGTCTGTATCATCAACGCAGATGTAAATCGTCATTCGATTGCTCCTTTGATTTTATAACTTTTTTTTCAATGTCAACTGTTCTTTATCATTATCAGCTTACCAGTTGCTGGGTCCTTGTAAACGGTTCCCACAGATGACAGTCCGCTTTCACCACTTGAAGAATTCTGAACAGTGCTGTTCACTTCCTGTCCCATGTTGAGATCAACTGCTTCCTGCATTGCGGCCTTCTCCTGTGGAGACACCGTGCTTGTGCTCATGAACATTATGGTGAATATTAGGAATCCAACTGCCAGAACAAGCATGCAGTCCACCATGTTGACGGCGTAGATCATTGGATCTATCTCTTCGTCACTGGAAAGCAAACCCCGCTTCTGTTTAAAACGCCTCTGCTTCAACATCACAAGATCTCCATAATTGCATCTGCCATACTCTCAAGGTTTGAAATATCTTCCTCGTACCACCGTCTCCTGATCTTGGACACACTGAATGCGATTGCTGCTGCAGCCATACCCAGCACAGCTGCATCAAATGCAATCAGAAGATGCTGTGCAAGGTTCTCAATATCCCCACTTCCCAGGGCTGTGAGTCCTGGACCCAGGGGTATCAGTGTTCCCATAAGTCCCACTGCAGGGGAGATCTTTGCAATGATATCTGTTCTTTCAAGTTTTTTAGCGGCTTTTATGGTTTCGTCCTCAACCATCTTCATGACGAGTGACTCCCTGAATTCAGAACTCACACCGGAACTGTTCACAAGGGTCATAAGCACGTTTTTATGGCCCTTCGGAATTTCACTTGCTTCAACTATTCTGATTATTTCCTGGTGGTCATTTCCATGCTTGAGGGACAGGATCTGGTTGATGAAATCCTTAAGATCGAAGTTGGTCTTTCTTCTTTTGTAGTACTCCCCCAACAAAATGCCCAGGTTGATGAGAGCGTAGATGAAGAAGATTGTAAGAACGATCATCACTGGCATCAGGAGGCTCTGGGAAATTGCATGCATACTGCTGCTGAACGTAGCGTAAATGGTACTCATGATTAAACACCTTTTTCTATATATTTTTTAGATTATATTAACTGAATATAGTTTTTTCTCTTGATTTTAACTGTTGAATCTATAAATAATGTAAAAAGAGGATAAATACTCTTCATTCTCTTCTGACTCCGTAGAAGTAACCTGCAAGGATCAGGCCAATCAGCAGCAGTGCTACCAGGATGTAAAGGTAGTCAGGGTTTGTCTTTTGGGGAGTGGTGGTAACTTCGTAGGCTTTTCCACTTCCTCCACCTCCACCACCTTGTAAATTCTTCAGGGGACTGTTTTTATTGGAACTGGTCATGTTACCTATTGCACTGGCAAGTTTAGAATTTCCAGAGGCATCGATGAGGCTGTTCCCGTTCCCATTTCCATTTCCATTTCCACTACCCGTACCATTTCCATTTCCAGTACCACTTCCGTTTCCTGTCCCGGTACCATTTCCGGTACCATTTCCATGTCCTGTATTACCATTAGAACTGGAAACAGTGAGACTATCTGTCCTTGCAGCAGGGTAGTTATTTGTTATATCATCACCTGTGGCTTCTATTTGAAGGGTTTTGAACCTTGCTGATGCAGTCAGAGTTTTACCTGCTGCTGAAGGCATTACCTTGTAGGTTATGACGAGGGTTTTCAACAAACCCCTTTCCTCGTGCCTCATCCGATTCACATTCCATATTCCAGTTGATTCATCGTAGTTTTGCAGTGTTTTATCTGGGACTATGAACGATTGAAACTCCAATCCACTGGAATGTGTAACTCTTATAATAACTGGATACCAGTCATACAATCCGTCATTATTTGCAGTCACTGTCAATGTGACTGTATCTCCCACCTGTGCTGTTCTTGGATCGAGCTCCGCAGTTAGGCCGGCAGCAGACGCACTGCCAATGAGTGATAAGAGTAATATTAGCCCTAATAGGGCGATGCTAAATTTTTTGAGCTTCATTTTTCAACCTAATTAATTTAATTCATTGAATCCTAAACCTGTATTTCCATTCTTAAAAAAAAATAAAAAGAGAAAATGGGAGGGTTCTCCCGTGTTTATGTTAGTACCCATTTGTTGGCCCATCTTGTCTGGTTTATGTACTTCCAGTAGTAAATCCAGCCCC is a genomic window of Methanobacterium congolense containing:
- a CDS encoding DUF2149 domain-containing protein, with the protein product MLKQRRFKQKRGLLSSDEEIDPMIYAVNMVDCMLVLAVGFLIFTIMFMSTSTVSPQEKAAMQEAVDLNMGQEVNSTVQNSSSGESGLSSVGTVYKDPATGKLIMIKNS
- the fwdC gene encoding tungsten-dependent formylmethanofuran dehydrogenase subunit FwdC; its protein translation is MSEIILTPKEQPQVPLEINNIIPDVLAGKTIDEIKNMGIWNGNSQVRLQEFFDVEGESAENPSEIKIIIDGDVYNTKRIGQGMSAGEILVKGNANMYVGVEMKGGKITVEGNVGSWAGQNMSGGELTIMGDANDYVGSAYRGDWRGMTGGILTVYGNVGSEIAEYMLGGKIVIKGNTSIEPGVHMNGGVLIIEGNVVARAGGEMKGGTIIIKGIVDEFLPGFQYLGVEKDIEVNGEVIEGAFYKFKGDLATKGASGIVYVAVAGNSHIAPY
- a CDS encoding DUF11 domain-containing protein: MKLKKFSIALLGLILLLSLIGSASAAGLTAELDPRTAQVGDTVTLTVTANNDGLYDWYPVIIRVTHSSGLEFQSFIVPDKTLQNYDESTGIWNVNRMRHEERGLLKTLVITYKVMPSAAGKTLTASARFKTLQIEATGDDITNNYPAARTDSLTVSSSNGNTGHGNGTGNGTGTGNGSGTGNGNGTGSGNGNGNGNGNSLIDASGNSKLASAIGNMTSSNKNSPLKNLQGGGGGGSGKAYEVTTTPQKTNPDYLYILVALLLIGLILAGYFYGVRRE
- a CDS encoding formylmethanofuran dehydrogenase subunit B translates to MELVKNVVCPFCGTLCDDIICKVENNEIVGTMNACIIGHSKFVHTEGAERFTKPLVRKNGEFVEVTMDEAIDKAAHILADSKRPLMYGWSCTDCDAQAVGVKLAEEAKACIDNTASVCHGPSVLGLQDVGYPICTFGEVKNRADVVVYWGCNPMHAHPRHLSRNVFARGFFRERGRPDRTLIVVDPRKTDSSKLADIHLQLDFDHDYELLDAIRTVLLGNDILYDEVAGVPKELIYETVEVLKNAQFGILFFGMGITHSRGKHRNIDTAICLTTDLNRNAKFNLIPMRGHYNVTGFNQVCTWEVGYPYCVDFATGTPRYNPGESGSNDLLQSKETDGMLVIASDPGGNFPQKALERMAEIPIVAIEPHRTPTTEMSDVIIPPAIVGMQAEGTAYRMEGVPIRMRKVVDTDLLTDREILERILEKVKEINASK
- a CDS encoding ABC transporter substrate-binding protein, coding for MTIYICVDDTDNLNSRGTGRLARAIAGTISKKYPVIGVTRHQLYVHPDIPFTSHNSCGVIHVDSDDMEIMDELFEIGKKEIYDDFIEGSDPGISVAHDSQILPSLVAYSKDAKNTVLNQEKARTLAKNLNIRLEGLGGTEDGVIGSMAGLGLAFAGNDGRFLMKGNIRDYLGPQSVETLLNAGIDAVYTVDGRLVTEGIVMNPEGKSVKPCPVNGKCILFVDTSDGMLQAVKRD
- the fwdA gene encoding tungsten-dependent formylmethanofuran dehydrogenase subunit FwdA, which encodes MERIIKNGIVYDPLNNIDGEKMDICIKDGKIVDSVSEDADVIDASGKVVMPGGVDPHTHIAGPKVNVGRMFRPEDSKKDVEGKTNLKRAGSGFSVPSTFMTGYRYAQMGYTTAMEAAMPPLLARHTHEEFHDTPFLDHAAYPLFGNNWFVMNYLKEGDIDKCAAYVSWVLKATKGYTIKIVNPAGTEAWGWGGNVHGINDPAPYFDITGAEIIKGLAEVNEKLGLPHAIHLHCNDLGHPGNYETTIKSFDLPKGIKANPKHGKRDAVLYATHVQFHSYGGTNWRDFVSEAPRIADYVNKNDHIVIDVGQVTLDETTTMTADGPAEYDMHLLNGLKWANCDVELETGSGIIPFLYSPRAPVPASQWAIGLELFLLVNNPEKICLTTDSPNGGPFTRYPRVMAWLMSNQYREDMIENHVHKWAQKKTSIATIDREYSFYEIAQVTRSTPATVLGLSDTKGHLGVGADADIAIYDFNPETQDQSADYVALEDALQNAAYVLKDGNVIVKDGVVVSEGTHGRTYWINSLYDGELEKEVESEVEKMFKKYYSVNFANYPVQEEYLPKSCPINGVIQ
- a CDS encoding MotA/TolQ/ExbB proton channel family protein codes for the protein MSTIYATFSSSMHAISQSLLMPVMIVLTIFFIYALINLGILLGEYYKRRKTNFDLKDFINQILSLKHGNDHQEIIRIVEASEIPKGHKNVLMTLVNSSGVSSEFRESLVMKMVEDETIKAAKKLERTDIIAKISPAVGLMGTLIPLGPGLTALGSGDIENLAQHLLIAFDAAVLGMAAAAIAFSVSKIRRRWYEEDISNLESMADAIMEIL